CGCGCACCGGCCACCTTCGCCAACTCGGCGCTGACCATCTTCCCGGACGGCTATATTCCGCGGCTGCCCGGTCGATCGATCGACTATTCGGCTCTCGGCGGACTTCGCTTCGAGCTCGGGTCGTGGAAGGTCGACGGAAGCTACGGCTACGGCCACAACCATCTCGACCAGAATGCACTGAACACCGTCAACGCCTCGCTCGGCGCGGCCAGCCCGACGAATTTCTACGTCGGCCGCACGAGCTTCGGACAGCATGTCGCCGACCTGGTGGTGACGCGGGACTTCGGCACCGCCTTCGGCCTCCAGTCGCTGAACCTCGCCGCGGGCGTCCAATGGCGGCGCGACAATTTCAAAGTCGATCGCGGCGATCCGGCCAGCTATGCGATCGGGCCCCTGACCGCGAGCGGCAAGGCATCGGGCTCCAACGGTCGTCCGGGTTATGCGCCGCAGGACGAGAATGACCTCAGCCGAAGCAATGTTGGCGCATTCATCGACATCGAGGCCGACATCACCGAAGCGCTTCGCTGACTGGTGCGCTTCGCTACGAGAAATACAGCGATTTTGGCGGAAACCTGTCGGGCAAGCTCGCCGGGCGCCTCAAGCTGAGCGAGATGCTGGGCCTTCGCGCCAGCTACAATCGCGGGTTCCGGGCGCCGTCGCTGGCGCAGATCGGCAACCGGGTGAACACCTCGACGGTGCAGAACGGACTGATCCTGCAGACCCAGCAGATCTCGTCCGACGATCCGCGCCTCAAGACCCTTGGCGTCCCCGATCCCAAGGCGGAGATCTCGGACAGCTACGCGCTCGGCATGACCGGCGAATTCGGCCGGCTGACCGCTACGCTCGATGCCTTCCAGATCGATATCAAGGACCGGATCGCGATCACCGACGGTATCCTGACCGCCAGCTATCCGGCGGTCGCGGCCCTGTTTCCGGGTGTGCGCGAAATCCGCTTCTTCACCAATCAGATCGATACGCGGACACGCGGAGCGGATCTGGTGCTGACGTACAAGGCACCGCTTCCGGGCGGCGCAAGGCTCGGTCTGACGCTCGCAGGCACCCACGCCAAGACCGAGGTGCGACGCCAGAAGGCGACTCCTGCGGCCCTGATCGCCGGTGCGTCGGCCGCGGTTCGCGCCGCGCCGCTGGTCGGCCTCACCGCCATCGAGCTCATCGAGGTGGCGCAGCCGCGAAACAAGATCCTCGCCAGCGCCAATGTCGATATCGACCGCTTCACCCTGACCGCGCGGGTCAGCTACTTCGGCAACGTCAAGGCGTTCTCTACCGGTCTCAACGCAGCCGACCCGAACGTCAGTTGCGATTCGACGAACCGTTGCGTCCAGACCTTCAGCGGTAAGGGCCTGGTCGACCTCGCGGGCACCTATCAGGTGGCCAAGCCGCTTTCGTTGACGGTGGGGGTGAACAACCTGTTCGACACTTATCCGGACAAGTGGAATGCCCGGCGGTTCGGCTACGTGGGAGAGGCCGGCTCCTACTCGAACGGTCAGACCCCCTATACCCGCAACGCGGGGCAATTCGGGTTCAACGGCACTTATTATTACGCAAGCGCCAACTTGGATTTCTGACGGATCGGCGCTGCGGTAGGGGGAGGGGCCTTCGCGCCGTGCGACTTGGGTAGCGGGGTCAGGTCGTCGCGCTGGTCACCCGGACGAGTGTGTCGGCGACTATATGCTCTCTCTCTTCATCGAGACGGGCCACGGGGATAGCGATACTCAGGGCTCCGACTACAATCCCGTCGATGCGGAGGGCGCGGCCGAAGCCCCTGATCCCGGGGGTATGCTCCTCGTTGGTTCGCGCGATGCCGGAGGTCCGGATCTCGGTGACTTCGGCGCGCAGGGTCGGTTCGTCGACCACCGTCGTCGCGGTGAAGCGCTCGCGCTCCGCTTCGGCGAAATAGCGGGCGAGATCCTCGTCGGTCAGCGCGGCGAGCAGGGCCTTGCCGGCAGCAAAGGCGTGGAAGGGGGCCCGGGCTCCCATTTGCACCGCATAGCGCAGGGCATGCTCGCTGGTTTCGGTTACCAGCGCTTCGACCTCCCACCCGCGTGCGACGAAGAAGCTGCTGGTCTCGTTCAGTTCGGACCGCAGCGTGCGCACGAGCGGTGCGACGAGGTGGGTCAGCGCCAGTTCGGGCGAGCGGTTCTGGAGCCGGGCGAGGCCCGCGCCGGGACGATAATGGCGGCCCTCGCGCACCAGATAGTCGCGCTCGACCAGGGTCGCGAGAAGGTAGGACAGGCTGCTGACGGGTATCGCGAGGGCCGCCGCAATCTCCTGAGCGAACAGCGGGCGGTTGTGCGACACGACATATTCGATGATGTCGAGCGTCCGGGTCGCCGACTTGACCGATGCGGACGAGCCAGTCTCCGCGGTGCCTGCCATCCTCTCAAGCACCGAAGGTCAGAGAGCCGCGGCGCTCCGCGAAACGCCAGCCCTCGTCGGTCAGCACGAAGCGGTCGTGAAACGAGCCGACCAGAGGCTTCGCGCTGCCGATGAACAGCAGCATCGCGCTTTCGCCGGTCGCTTCGGTTTCGCTGAGCACATCGACGACGACATTGGCGCAGACGTGGCGGGTCGTGCGCGGCGGCCGGGCGCGCAGCGAGGCGAGGATGCGGTCCCGCCCCGCGACGCCGTCGGCGGCAGCGGTCGGGCGGAACATCACGCCATCTTCGGCATAAAGCGCCGCCACCTTGTCCCAATCCGCCGCGTCATTGGCGTTGGCGTAGACGTGGACCAGCCGCGCGCATTGCCGTTCGATCTCCGCGCGGTGCGGGTCAGCAAGCGGCTGGGTGGAGCCGCTTGCCATTCCGTCTTTTTTCGGGCCGCTCAGAAGCTGTAGCCGAGGCTGACGCCGTAGGTCCGCGGCGGCAGGTAGGTGACGCCGATCAGGCGACCAGTGGCCAGCGCGAAGGTCGAGGACGGGCGATCGACGTCGAACAGGTTCTTGGCCCACAGCTGCGCGCGGATCCGGCCGTCGCCGCTGGAATAGCCAAGCGCCGCATCGACGAAGGTGTAAGAAGGCGAACTCTCGATCTCACGCTCGAACTCGGAGAAATAGATCCGGCTTTTGTGCGAGACGTCGCCCTGCAGGGTCAGCTTGCCGCTGCCCGGCACGGCGAACGGCAGGTCGGCCTCGCCATGCACGTTCCAGGCCCATTTCGGGGTGTTGCGCGTGCGGTTGCCAGCCAGCTGGAGATTGCCGCCGCCGGGCGCGCCGAACGCCGTCGGATCAGGGTTGGTCACCGCATTGTACGGCGTTCCGCCGGAGACGTTGGCCGGGTTGAGCGGATCGATCGTGATGTAATCTTTGAACTTGCTGTCGGTGTAGGACAGCCCGCCCGAGAAGCGCAGCGTGTCGACCGGCCGGGCGAACACTTCTAGCTCGACGCCCTTGGCCGAGGTCCGTGCGGCATTCTGGAAGATGGTCGTGTACCCGGTCGGGCCGCCGCTGATGGTCTTGTTGAGCTGCAGCCCGTCGAGCTTGTAGCTGTAGGCGGCGACGTTGACGGTCAAGCGACGATCCATCAGCGACGCCTTGACGCCGACCTCGTGGTTCTTGACCGTTTCAGGATCGACAATGGTTGTCGAACCCGACGCATTCTCGCCCGAGCCCGCCTTGAAGCCCTCCGAATAGGTATAATAGAGCAAGAGGTCGCGCGAAGGCTCGTACTGAAGGCCGATTTCTGGCGTGAAGTCCTTAAAGGTGCGCTCGCGATGGGTGCCGGCAGCGGTCGGGTTCAACGTCGGCAGTGCGCCGTTCGGCGCCGCGGCATTGTAGCGGATGACGATACCCGGATTCTCCGACGTGACCTTTTCATGGCTGAAGCGGCCGCCCAGCTTCAGGCTAAGCCCCGCCATGCCCTCGTTGAACAGGCCGAAGTCGATCACCGCCTGGCCGAACAGGGCATAGGCCTCGGTCCCGAGGTTGGAGCGGGTGCACACCCGCTTCGGGGTCACCGCCGCGGAGCCGCCGGTGATGGAGCCGGGACCGTAGCCGCAGAGCTGATAGGCGAGATCGAGCGGGATACCGTCGCGCGCCAGGATTGCCGGCGTATTGGGCAATCCGGATCGGCGGCGGAAGCCGACGCTGTCGATCGGACGCTGGCGCTCATGGAAATAATAGGCGCCGACCACCGCGTTGAGGAAGCGCGTGGCGTAGGTGAACTGCAGCTCGTTGCTATACTGCTTGCTGTCGATCCGCCGCTCTTGGATCGTGCTCGGCTGCCCATTGACAGTGAAGCCGTTCTGCACCGCGGACAGGTCGAGGTCCTGGAACAGCGACGATTTGAACTCGCGGTAGTTGGCGATGTTGGTGAGCGACAATTGGTCGGTCAGCCCGACCCGCAAGGT
Above is a window of Sphingomonas glaciei DNA encoding:
- a CDS encoding TonB-dependent receptor domain-containing protein; translated protein: MSGKLAGRLKLSEMLGLRASYNRGFRAPSLAQIGNRVNTSTVQNGLILQTQQISSDDPRLKTLGVPDPKAEISDSYALGMTGEFGRLTATLDAFQIDIKDRIAITDGILTASYPAVAALFPGVREIRFFTNQIDTRTRGADLVLTYKAPLPGGARLGLTLAGTHAKTEVRRQKATPAALIAGASAAVRAAPLVGLTAIELIEVAQPRNKILASANVDIDRFTLTARVSYFGNVKAFSTGLNAADPNVSCDSTNRCVQTFSGKGLVDLAGTYQVAKPLSLTVGVNNLFDTYPDKWNARRFGYVGEAGSYSNGQTPYTRNAGQFGFNGTYYYASANLDF
- a CDS encoding IclR family transcriptional regulator; translated protein: MAGTAETGSSASVKSATRTLDIIEYVVSHNRPLFAQEIAAALAIPVSSLSYLLATLVERDYLVREGRHYRPGAGLARLQNRSPELALTHLVAPLVRTLRSELNETSSFFVARGWEVEALVTETSEHALRYAVQMGARAPFHAFAAGKALLAALTDEDLARYFAEAERERFTATTVVDEPTLRAEVTEIRTSGIARTNEEHTPGIRGFGRALRIDGIVVGALSIAIPVARLDEEREHIVADTLVRVTSATT
- a CDS encoding nuclear transport factor 2 family protein; this translates as MASGSTQPLADPHRAEIERQCARLVHVYANANDAADWDKVAALYAEDGVMFRPTAAADGVAGRDRILASLRARPPRTTRHVCANVVVDVLSETEATGESAMLLFIGSAKPLVGSFHDRFVLTDEGWRFAERRGSLTFGA
- a CDS encoding TonB-dependent receptor gives rise to the protein MKITIGTLAALLASTGAWAQTTEPTAPQPAPAPATTEEATTGDAAPADIIVTASRRSQSIQDVSIAVTAVGSDRLVGNQVNNLQDLQTIVPAVNFGSDFNQAKIFIRGVGANTSTTGSSTGVALHVDGAYVARAEAQLTSLFDVERVEVLRGPQGTLYGRNAVGGSINIITAKPTRDFDGYARLSYGNYNALVSELAVGGPIVPGIQFRVAGKTENRDGFGENPVSGKDVDDLNRRMIRGQLKFDVAPEIDLLLSSEYFRQDDSSGAVHYLRASFPGVARLAPLGVGGYATKPRDLASEDQPGTSSKSLAFTGTLRVGLTDQLSLTNIANYREFKSSLFQDLDLSAVQNGFTVNGQPSTIQERRIDSKQYSNELQFTYATRFLNAVVGAYYFHERQRPIDSVGFRRRSGLPNTPAILARDGIPLDLAYQLCGYGPGSITGGSAAVTPKRVCTRSNLGTEAYALFGQAVIDFGLFNEGMAGLSLKLGGRFSHEKVTSENPGIVIRYNAAAPNGALPTLNPTAAGTHRERTFKDFTPEIGLQYEPSRDLLLYYTYSEGFKAGSGENASGSTTIVDPETVKNHEVGVKASLMDRRLTVNVAAYSYKLDGLQLNKTISGGPTGYTTIFQNAARTSAKGVELEVFARPVDTLRFSGGLSYTDSKFKDYITIDPLNPANVSGGTPYNAVTNPDPTAFGAPGGGNLQLAGNRTRNTPKWAWNVHGEADLPFAVPGSGKLTLQGDVSHKSRIYFSEFEREIESSPSYTFVDAALGYSSGDGRIRAQLWAKNLFDVDRPSSTFALATGRLIGVTYLPPRTYGVSLGYSF